In Sphingomonas profundi, the sequence GCACCACTAATTCGCGCGGTCCGCTGCCGATCACCCGCGGCTGCGGCATCGATGGCGGCCTCGCGCCCTATCTCGTGGTTCCGCGCAAGGAGGTCCTGTCCATTGGTGCACTTGATCCTGTGAAGGTCGCACCGCTGACGGACGCCGGCGTGACCGCCTACCGTGCCGTCAAGAGCGTGGAGGAACGGCTGACGGCCGGCACCAATGCGCTTGTGATCGGCATCGGCGGCCTCGGCGCGTTCGGCGTGCAGTTCCTAAAAATCCTGTCTCAGGCGCGGATCTTTGCGGTCGATGTTGCGCCCGCGCGCCTGCAGCACGCTCATACGCGCGGCGCCGATCACGCGATCCTCTCGGACGACCGCGCCGCCGAACAGATCATGGACCTCACCGGTGGACGCGGCTGCGAGGCGATCATCGACTTCGTCGGGTCGGACGCCACGCTCGCGCTGGCCGCGCGAGTCTCGCGGCCGCAGGGCCGGATCGTTCTCGTCGGCATGGAACTGGGCACGCTCAGCGTCGGCTGGGGTACCATGGCGACGAGCTGCGAATTCGCCATCTCGCTCGGCAGCAAGCGAGCCGATCTACGTGAAGTCTGCGATCTCGCCGCGCGCGATCTGCTGCACATCGACATCGAACGCTTCGCCTTCGACGAGGTCGAAACCGCCTACGAGCATCTGCGCACTGGCAAGCTCACCGGACGCGCAGTCGTCACGTTCGACTAACCACGCTACATCGAAGCATCGTGGGTCCTGCCACAACCGGCACGGCCCCCTTTTTTATGTCCACTGGCCCATCCGCGCAAAAAAGAGGCCCGCCGATCCATGATCGGCAGGCCCTGAGCAGGGAGGGATATTCGGTTAGTAACGCAACGATACCGAGACGCCATAGGTGCGCGGCATGCCCGCCAGACGGTAGATGGAGTCGAAGCTTTGGGTCGCGTTCGTCCAGTAATACTCGTTGAAAATGTTACGACCGAAGATCCAGGCGCGCCATTTGCCATCGGCATCGGCCACCCCGACCTGTGCATCCACGGTCGTGAAAGCCTTCACGTCGAAGCTGTTGCCCGGCACTTTCACGCCCGGGCGATTGACCGGATCGAGCGGACTCTGCGAGATGATGGCCGGATCGGCGAATAGCCCGATCGTTTTGCTCTGGTAGAGCAGGTTCGCGCCGACAAACCCCTTCAGCCCGTTGCTGATCGGCCGCTCATAATCCGCCGATGCCGTGATATTCCACTTGGGCGTATGTGGGAAGGCAAGGCCCTTATAGTCGAACAGGTTGCCGACCGGATCATAAGCGAAGAAGCTCTTCGTCACCTTCGTATTCACATAGGTCGCGGAGACGTTGAGGTTCAGCCCTTCGGTCGGCAGCGCCTGAACCGAGATCTCCGCGCCGTAAACGCGCGATTTCGGAATGTTGAGCAGCTTGTCCAGAACGCCGAAGAAACCGAACGGATCGAGGATGCGGCCGCGCAGCTGCTTGTCGGTATAGTCGTTGTAGAAGCCCGCGGCGTTGATCTGCAGGCGGCGGTTGAACAGGCCGGCCTTCACGCCGCCCTCATAAGCGAGCACCGATTCCTGCGTCACGCCTTCGAGCTGGCTGTTCGCCACCACGTTGACGGAGGGGAAGCTGCCCGATTTATAGCCCCTGCTCACATTGGCATAGACCAGCATGGTCGGCGTTGCCTGATAATCCACGCCGGCGCGCCAGCTCACATTATCCTGGTTTAGCTTCTGCACGGCAAGGCCGGGGATCAGATCCTTCACGCTGCCATTCGGATTGAGCACGGGATTATTGGAGGTGCATCCGCCGGGCTGGATGTTGAACGGATGGCCGACGATGCTGGCGTAGACGATATTGAAGATGCCGCCCTGCACGCCATCGCCATAATCGGCGGTACAGCCGGTATAGATCCGCTTGTCCTTGGTGTAGCGCGCGCCGCCATGCAGCGTCAGGCTGTCCGTTACCTTGAAATCGACATTGCCGAAAACCGCGACATCCTTGATCGGCTGGCTGAAAAAGGACGCCGCATCGGTGTTGCCCAGGAAGCCGATGTTCACGGAGGATTCCGGCAGGAAATACCCGTTATACTGGTATACCTTATCCTTGGCATAATTACCGCCGACAATGAACTTCAATCGATCGAAGTCACCCGCCAGGCGAACTTCCTGGTTGAACGAGTTGACCTTGCCCTTGTCCGTCAACGAGAAGTCGCGGATATTGGCACCGTCCAGATCGATTGCAAAATTCTGCTTGTACCGGGTGTAGGCGCTGATCGATGTCAGTACCAATCCCTCGGCCAAAGTCAGGTCGGCCCGCAGCGAGGATTGGAACATGCTGTCGTTCCGGCGCAGCGGAAAAAGCGGATTGGCGTCCCAGTCCGCCGCACGCGCATTGTTCGGCGCATGCGGGTAATTGGCATAGGGCGCCGGGCCGCAGCAGGCGAGCAGCGGGAAGGCGTTCTGCAGTTGCGCCGCCTGCGTATCGGATTTGTCGCGCCAGCCATTCACGTTGAGCGTCAGCTGCAGCGCGTCGACCGGGTTCCACATGGCAATGATGCGGCCGGCATATTGCCGCTTGGCGCCGAGCTTGTCGTCGCGCGTGTAGCTTTTCTGCCAGCCGTCGGAACGCGTGCCCATGCCGCTGATGCGAACTTTCAAGCGATCGGACAGCGGCCCGGACACGAACACCTGCCCCATCGCCTCGTTGAAGCGCCCGTAGCTTCCGTCGAAACCCGCCTTAAACTCGTCGGTCGGCTTGGCGGCGATGAAATTGATCGCGCCGGCCGTGGAGTTTTGTCCGAACAGGATGCCCTGCGGCCCCTTCAGCACTTCCACCCGCTCCAAGTCCATCGTAGCGAAGCGCGTCTCGACCGGATAGGACAGCGGCACTTCATCGATATAGGTCGCGACAGTGGAAGCCGAGCCGAGCGTGGAGTCGTCGAAGCCGATGCCGCGAATCGCATAGACCGGCGCACCGCGCGGGGCGGGCGAGGCGACGAAGCCCGGCACCACCTTCGCGAGATCGCTTGGCGAAGTGATGCCCTTCTGCGTCAGCGCGATCGCGGGCAATGCGGTGATCGACATGCCGATCCGGTTCGCCGTTTCCGAACGCTTTTGCGCGGTGACGACAATCTCCTGAATACCTTCATTCGTCGACACCCCGGCCGTATCTGGGGTGGGCGTCGATTGCGTAGCGGACGGCACCACATCGGACGTGACGGCCGGATCGGTACCCGTCTGGCCCGATGGCAACGCGGTCTGCGCATGGGCCGAACCGGCCATCGCAATCGCCGAGACGGACATTATAAGCGCTATTTTGCGATGGTTTGTCATGCAGGCCTCCCCTACGCCGTCCTACCGGCTGTTATGATCGCGGCCAGTTTCCGGCCTACTCAAACTGACCGTATTTACAGTTCGTGCGGCTGTCAACGCAGTTGCTCGGCTTTTTACTGACCAAAGCTCCAGTGAGTTATTGTGCGGTGCGGCAGCAGAAGGTCGCCTGAGCGGGATCGGACCTCGGACCACGCGAGCGATTCATGGCTCACCATCTTATATCCTCATCTTGACCTAGCGGTCAGGCTGATCTAGCGTCTAGTACAAACTCCGGCGAACTATCGATCGCCGCAAGGAGCAAGGACGGAGAGACGATGAACCAGCATGTGCCCATGGCTTCGCGATCGTCGAACAACAGCCTCACCGAAGCGAATGGCCTGTCCACCGGACCAGTGCCAATGGAGCCCTACCGCTCACCCGCTTTCTACGCACTGGAGCAGGAGCGCGTTTTTCGCCGCTCCTGGTTGATGATGGGGCGGGTAGAGGAATTGCCCAAGCCCGGTAGCTACATCGTCAAAGAGGTGGAGGTCTGCAACGCTTCAGTCCTGGTCACCCGCGCTAAGGATGGCGCGATCCGGGCGTTCCATAACGTATGCTCGCATCGCGGCAACCAAGTGGTGCTCGACGATCACGGCACCGCAAGCCGCTTTGTGTGCCGCTATCATAATTGGACATACGCCAACGATGGCAACCTGCTGGGCATACCGGACGAGTCGCAATTCTTCTCAGTTGACAAGAAGAAGTGCGGCCTCACCCCTATCGCCGCCGAAGTATGGGAAGGGTTCGTCTTCATCAATCTCAGCCCCGTGCCGGAAGTTTCTCTGACAGAGTTTCTCGGCGATTTCGGCGAGTACCTCGCCGGGCTGAAATACACCGCCGCAGAGCATCCGGTCGTGTTCGTTGCGGAATTGGATTGCAATTGGAAAGTCGTGTCGGACGCATTCAGCGAATCCTATCACATCCCGGCCATCCATCCGCAGACGATCGGCGACACCTTCGCCTCCAAGAGCAACCCGTTCGCTCATCTGCTCGACGCGAAGATCTTCGGACCGCATCGAGTCAACTCGATGTTTGGCAACAGCCAATATGAGGCTAAGCCTAACAGCCTTGTCGAGCGACTCGGCCAGGCGGCGATGGCGACGGGCAATGCGATCTCGGCGGTCAGCGCCGATACGGTGTCCGAATTTCTCAGCCACCCGGCCGTCAATCCCACGGGCTCGGCCGACTGGTCGATGGACGTCAACCATGTCTTCCCAAATACGCACATCGATTCGGGCCAGGGCGGTTTCTTCGTCCATCAATATTGGCCGCTGTCCTACAATCGCACGCGTCACGAGGCGCGCTTTTACATCTCGCCGCCCACCAACGTGGTCGAGCGCTTCCGGGTCGAGCAATATATCGCCCGCGTCTGCGAAGTGCTGCTCGAGGATCTGACCAACGTGGCGCGCACGCAGAAGGGTCTCGAATCCCGCGCCAAGGATTTCATGCAGCTGCAGGATAACGAGATCCTCCTCCGCCACGGCATCGACATGGTGGAAAAGTGGGTCGCGGCTGAAACGGTTCGCGAGGCGATGGCCTGACCATCACCACGCTTCAACAAGATCGGGAGAGACGGGTGAGTAGTTTACAAGGCAAGTCGGCGCTGATCACCGGCGCTGGCTCCGGGATCGGCTTGGCCACCGCCAAGACCTTGGCGTCGCGCGGCGCACGCATCATGGTCTCCGATCTGCGCGAGGATGCCGCCCGCGCCGGGGCCGAGGAGATCAAGGAGGCCGGCGGCGAAGCGGATTTCGTGATCTGCGATATCGGCGATGAGGCGCAGATCGAGCAGGCGGTGGCCGCCACTGTCGCGCGTTTCGGTCGGCTCGATATCCTGCACAACAACGCCGCGCTTCTCTCGCCCGACGTGCTTGCGGCGGATGTAGATGTGCTGACAATCCCGGTGGAAGTCTGGGATCAGGTGATGAACGTCTCGCTACGCGGCACGATGCTGGGGTGCAAATATGGCGTGAAGGCCATGCTGGAAACCGGCGGCGGCGCCATCGTCAACACCTCTTCGATGTATGGGATGAGTGCTTTCAACCGAATGCCGGCGTACGGTGTTTCGAAGGCGGCGATCAACATGCTCACCCAGCATGTTGCCACTGCCTACGGACGCAAGAATATCCGGTGCAACGCCGTCGCTCCCGCGCTCATCAAGACGGCGGCCTCCGAAGCATTCATTCCGAAGCCGCTTACGGAATTGCATGACGATGCGGCCGCCCTCCCCTTCTCGGGCACCGCGCAGGATATGGCGAACGTCGTCGCCTTCCTCGCATCGGACGAGTCGCGCTACATCACCGGCGAGGTTCTGCGCGTCGATGGTGGAACCACCTCGCATCTCGCGACCTATGCCGACGCCCGCCGCTTCTTCGGCGATTGACGGTGAAGCTTGCACGTTATCGTCGGGACAACGGGCCAGCCCTGCTCGGCATCGTCACCGATGCCGGGCTTGTCGGGATCGCGGCGCACCTGCCTGATGCGCCGGGTGACATGGTTGATCTGATCGGCGCCTGGACCGATTGGAAAGAGCCGCTGGCGCAACTGACGGCCGTGCCACACGACGATGCACTGGCCGATGTCGAACTGCTCGCGCCGATCGCGCGGCCAGGCAAGATCCTCGGCATCGGCCTGAACTATGCTGATCATGTCGCCGAATCGGGGATGGAGAAACCGGCCGATCAGATGTGGTTCGCTAAGATGGGCACCACTGCCAACGGCCCGTTCGCGCCGATCCCCCTGCCCCGCGTTTCCACCGCGCTGGATTACGAGGCCGAGCTGGTC encodes:
- a CDS encoding aromatic ring-hydroxylating oxygenase subunit alpha, which translates into the protein MNQHVPMASRSSNNSLTEANGLSTGPVPMEPYRSPAFYALEQERVFRRSWLMMGRVEELPKPGSYIVKEVEVCNASVLVTRAKDGAIRAFHNVCSHRGNQVVLDDHGTASRFVCRYHNWTYANDGNLLGIPDESQFFSVDKKKCGLTPIAAEVWEGFVFINLSPVPEVSLTEFLGDFGEYLAGLKYTAAEHPVVFVAELDCNWKVVSDAFSESYHIPAIHPQTIGDTFASKSNPFAHLLDAKIFGPHRVNSMFGNSQYEAKPNSLVERLGQAAMATGNAISAVSADTVSEFLSHPAVNPTGSADWSMDVNHVFPNTHIDSGQGGFFVHQYWPLSYNRTRHEARFYISPPTNVVERFRVEQYIARVCEVLLEDLTNVARTQKGLESRAKDFMQLQDNEILLRHGIDMVEKWVAAETVREAMA
- a CDS encoding SDR family NAD(P)-dependent oxidoreductase, which translates into the protein MSSLQGKSALITGAGSGIGLATAKTLASRGARIMVSDLREDAARAGAEEIKEAGGEADFVICDIGDEAQIEQAVAATVARFGRLDILHNNAALLSPDVLAADVDVLTIPVEVWDQVMNVSLRGTMLGCKYGVKAMLETGGGAIVNTSSMYGMSAFNRMPAYGVSKAAINMLTQHVATAYGRKNIRCNAVAPALIKTAASEAFIPKPLTELHDDAAALPFSGTAQDMANVVAFLASDESRYITGEVLRVDGGTTSHLATYADARRFFGD
- a CDS encoding NAD(P)-dependent alcohol dehydrogenase; the protein is MKAYRIVEWGRAPEFEEVTKPTPGPGEVVLRMKGAGLCRSDLDMMAGPPYSDWLSAGYTLGHENAGIIDACGQGVTGVREGDAVVVHHMQVCGYCDYCLNGVEQSCTTNSRGPLPITRGCGIDGGLAPYLVVPRKEVLSIGALDPVKVAPLTDAGVTAYRAVKSVEERLTAGTNALVIGIGGLGAFGVQFLKILSQARIFAVDVAPARLQHAHTRGADHAILSDDRAAEQIMDLTGGRGCEAIIDFVGSDATLALAARVSRPQGRIVLVGMELGTLSVGWGTMATSCEFAISLGSKRADLREVCDLAARDLLHIDIERFAFDEVETAYEHLRTGKLTGRAVVTFD
- a CDS encoding TonB-dependent receptor, whose product is MSVSAIAMAGSAHAQTALPSGQTGTDPAVTSDVVPSATQSTPTPDTAGVSTNEGIQEIVVTAQKRSETANRIGMSITALPAIALTQKGITSPSDLAKVVPGFVASPAPRGAPVYAIRGIGFDDSTLGSASTVATYIDEVPLSYPVETRFATMDLERVEVLKGPQGILFGQNSTAGAINFIAAKPTDEFKAGFDGSYGRFNEAMGQVFVSGPLSDRLKVRISGMGTRSDGWQKSYTRDDKLGAKRQYAGRIIAMWNPVDALQLTLNVNGWRDKSDTQAAQLQNAFPLLACCGPAPYANYPHAPNNARAADWDANPLFPLRRNDSMFQSSLRADLTLAEGLVLTSISAYTRYKQNFAIDLDGANIRDFSLTDKGKVNSFNQEVRLAGDFDRLKFIVGGNYAKDKVYQYNGYFLPESSVNIGFLGNTDAASFFSQPIKDVAVFGNVDFKVTDSLTLHGGARYTKDKRIYTGCTADYGDGVQGGIFNIVYASIVGHPFNIQPGGCTSNNPVLNPNGSVKDLIPGLAVQKLNQDNVSWRAGVDYQATPTMLVYANVSRGYKSGSFPSVNVVANSQLEGVTQESVLAYEGGVKAGLFNRRLQINAAGFYNDYTDKQLRGRILDPFGFFGVLDKLLNIPKSRVYGAEISVQALPTEGLNLNVSATYVNTKVTKSFFAYDPVGNLFDYKGLAFPHTPKWNITASADYERPISNGLKGFVGANLLYQSKTIGLFADPAIISQSPLDPVNRPGVKVPGNSFDVKAFTTVDAQVGVADADGKWRAWIFGRNIFNEYYWTNATQSFDSIYRLAGMPRTYGVSVSLRY